A genomic stretch from Cloacibacterium caeni includes:
- a CDS encoding alpha/beta hydrolase-fold protein, with the protein MKFYLRSAEIDERPIYITGNFNDWNPKDPNYVLEKDDKIEDLYFIEINDENLSENIEFKFTKGGWESVEIDRYGNVTPNRKIEKSEKTSQNSVEKWRLNWGPFKKEFFPIVELISEKFFMPQLNKSRKVWALLPFDYHKTDKEYPVLYLQDAQNLFNEGSEFGNWEIDKKLSILSEYGRGDIIIIAIENGKDDRIKEYILDKSSLTDNAEGKKYIRFVTDTLKPYVDSVYRTKQEREFTGIGGSSLGALISIYGGFLYPEVYSKLLIFSPSLWLNPENNFQLLNFSNHYKTKVYLYGGEKEGSKMVERIHLFEDALMNWEKTQSLDFETKVSINSEGEHNEFYWSQEFPRAMEWLFFDSKEDPTKIAKKEIAEN; encoded by the coding sequence ATGAAGTTTTATTTAAGAAGTGCGGAAATTGATGAAAGACCTATATATATAACAGGAAATTTCAATGATTGGAATCCTAAAGACCCGAATTATGTTTTAGAAAAAGATGATAAAATAGAAGATTTATATTTTATTGAAATTAATGACGAAAATTTATCCGAAAATATAGAATTCAAATTTACAAAAGGAGGTTGGGAAAGCGTAGAAATTGACAGATACGGAAATGTAACACCCAACAGAAAAATTGAAAAATCTGAAAAAACCAGTCAAAATTCGGTTGAAAAATGGAGACTGAATTGGGGACCTTTCAAAAAAGAGTTTTTCCCGATTGTAGAATTGATTTCGGAGAAGTTTTTTATGCCACAACTCAATAAATCCCGAAAAGTTTGGGCGCTTTTACCTTTTGATTATCATAAAACAGATAAAGAATATCCTGTTTTGTACCTTCAAGACGCACAAAATTTGTTTAATGAAGGCTCTGAATTTGGGAACTGGGAAATTGATAAAAAACTCTCTATTCTCTCTGAATACGGACGTGGAGACATCATTATCATCGCCATAGAAAACGGAAAAGATGACAGAATTAAGGAATATATTTTAGATAAATCTTCGCTTACAGACAATGCAGAAGGAAAAAAATACATCAGATTTGTAACAGATACGCTGAAACCTTATGTAGATTCTGTCTATAGAACCAAACAAGAGCGAGAATTTACAGGAATTGGTGGCAGTTCTCTTGGCGCTTTAATCAGTATTTATGGTGGTTTTTTGTATCCTGAAGTGTATTCTAAATTATTGATTTTTTCGCCGTCGCTTTGGTTAAATCCTGAAAATAATTTTCAATTGTTAAATTTCAGTAATCATTATAAAACCAAAGTTTATTTATACGGAGGCGAAAAAGAAGGCTCTAAAATGGTGGAAAGAATTCATCTTTTTGAAGATGCTTTAATGAACTGGGAGAAAACGCAATCGCTTGATTTTGAAACCAAAGTAAGCATTAATTCTGAAGGTGAACACAACGAATTTTATTGGTCTCAAGAATTTCCTAGAGCAATGGAATGGTTGTTTTTCGACAGCAAAGAAGATCCTACTAAAATTGCGAAAAAAGAAATCGCAGAAAATTAA
- a CDS encoding ATP-grasp domain-containing protein has translation MNTFVCISSYYKGYDFMDECKKLGIKVILITSENLKEKNWPWHAIDEVYYMPETEPFTWNLDHLVQGFQYLMKNNKIDSVVALDDFDVEKAAMIRETFRIPGMGQTTHRYFRDKLAMRQMAKDSGINIPAFTAIFNDEILHEFTQNHPAPWVLKPRSEASASGIKKIHSTEQLWEIVNNLGEERYKFLLETFKPGDVFHVDSLVYKKEIVFTSCSQYLNTPMEVSHEGGVFRTKTLGTYSDEYKALEKINSQVLEKFGLVNGATHTEFIRGKEDGKYYFLETSSRVGGAHIPDMVEASTGINIWREWAKIENALINNEPYKIAEPTGFYAGLIISLAKDLHPDLQDFTTEELVKTLPIDYHVGLVYKSGEKERLNELLENAAKIIVEKHLSIMPPKDKPTT, from the coding sequence ATGAACACATTTGTCTGCATTTCAAGTTATTATAAAGGATATGATTTTATGGACGAGTGCAAAAAGCTCGGCATTAAAGTCATTCTCATCACTTCGGAAAATTTAAAAGAAAAAAATTGGCCGTGGCACGCAATAGACGAGGTTTACTATATGCCAGAAACCGAACCTTTTACTTGGAATTTGGATCATTTGGTTCAAGGTTTTCAATATTTAATGAAAAATAATAAAATCGATTCTGTGGTGGCTTTAGATGATTTCGATGTAGAAAAAGCTGCGATGATTCGTGAAACATTCAGAATTCCGGGAATGGGACAAACCACGCACAGATATTTTCGTGATAAGTTGGCAATGAGACAAATGGCGAAAGATTCGGGCATTAATATTCCTGCTTTTACCGCTATTTTTAATGATGAAATTTTACACGAATTTACCCAAAATCATCCAGCTCCTTGGGTTTTAAAACCTCGTTCAGAAGCTTCAGCTAGTGGAATTAAAAAAATTCATTCTACGGAACAACTTTGGGAAATTGTAAATAATCTAGGCGAAGAACGTTATAAATTTTTACTAGAAACCTTCAAACCAGGAGATGTTTTCCACGTAGATTCTTTGGTTTACAAAAAGGAAATTGTGTTTACTTCTTGTTCGCAATACCTCAATACACCAATGGAAGTTTCGCACGAAGGTGGCGTTTTTCGCACCAAAACTTTAGGCACTTATTCCGATGAATACAAAGCTTTAGAGAAAATCAACTCTCAAGTTTTAGAGAAATTCGGATTGGTAAATGGAGCTACTCACACCGAATTTATTCGCGGAAAAGAAGACGGAAAATACTATTTTCTAGAAACTTCGTCTAGAGTTGGTGGCGCTCATATTCCTGATATGGTAGAAGCTTCTACCGGAATTAATATTTGGAGAGAATGGGCAAAAATAGAAAACGCTCTCATTAATAACGAACCCTACAAAATTGCAGAACCAACTGGTTTCTACGCTGGTTTAATTATTTCTTTAGCTAAAGACTTACACCCTGATTTACAAGATTTTACCACTGAAGAATTGGTAAAAACGTTACCGATTGATTATCACGTAGGTTTGGTTTATAAATCTGGAGAAAAAGAAAGATTAAATGAACTTCTAGAAAATGCTGCCAAAATTATTGTAGAAAAACATTTGAGTATAATGCCTCCAAAAGATAAACCAACCACATAA
- the glgB gene encoding 1,4-alpha-glucan branching protein GlgB — MFHQVEPFTLFTDFDIHLFREGKHFNLYEKMGSHKVQKEGRNGVYFSVWAPNAKEVSVIGNFNGWDSQAHQLLWRWDGSGIWEGFIEGLDFGVIYKYGIQTYSGAYLEKGDPYALKWQQTIQAASIVDTTFYEWKDKQWMKNRHQKNSLESPISVYEVHLASWMRGTDDPNRFFTYREIAERLVPYVKEMNFTHVEFMPVMEYPFDPSWGYQITGFYAASSRFGTPQDLMYLIEELHKNEIGVILDWVPSHFPGDANGLHYFDGSFLYEHEDPRKGFHPDWKSHIFNYGRNEVKSFLISNACFWLDRYHADGLRVDAVRSMLELDYSRAEGEWEPNKYGDNRNLEAIDFIKEMNTIVYREYPDIQTIAEDSSDFPKVTKPIYDDGLGFGMKWMMGWMHDTLDYFEEDPIARKYHHHKLTFSTMYMNNENYMLPLSHDEVVHGKSSLIFKMQGDEWQKHANLRALYTYMYTHPGNKLLFMGGEFGQTHEWDFSQSLDWHLLQYPIHQGLQNFVKNLNTVFKSEKALYENNFNPYGFEWIEADDADNSIYVFLRKGKSENEVLMSVLNLTPRTFDYKIGIEEGTKWEVILNSDDKEFGGSGVVPEIKWYEETPWNNKPNSMIVTLPPLSGIILKQTEKTKKNQAKSK; from the coding sequence ATGTTTCATCAAGTAGAACCATTTACACTCTTTACTGATTTTGATATTCATCTTTTCAGGGAAGGAAAACACTTTAATCTTTACGAAAAAATGGGCTCTCATAAAGTTCAAAAAGAGGGTAGAAATGGTGTTTACTTTTCGGTTTGGGCGCCAAATGCTAAGGAAGTTTCTGTAATTGGAAATTTTAATGGTTGGGATTCTCAGGCACATCAATTGCTTTGGCGATGGGATGGTTCGGGGATTTGGGAAGGTTTTATAGAAGGCTTAGATTTTGGTGTGATTTACAAATATGGCATTCAAACATATAGCGGTGCTTATTTAGAAAAAGGAGATCCTTATGCTTTAAAGTGGCAACAAACCATTCAAGCTGCTTCTATTGTAGATACTACTTTCTATGAATGGAAAGACAAACAATGGATGAAAAACCGCCATCAAAAAAATTCTTTAGAATCTCCTATTTCGGTTTATGAAGTTCATTTGGCTTCTTGGATGAGAGGAACAGATGATCCTAACCGTTTTTTCACGTACAGAGAAATTGCAGAAAGACTCGTTCCTTATGTGAAGGAAATGAATTTTACACATGTAGAATTTATGCCTGTGATGGAATATCCTTTCGATCCAAGTTGGGGCTACCAAATTACTGGTTTCTACGCAGCGAGTTCTCGTTTTGGAACGCCACAAGATTTAATGTATTTAATAGAAGAATTACACAAAAATGAAATTGGCGTAATTCTCGATTGGGTTCCTTCCCATTTTCCGGGAGATGCGAATGGTTTGCATTATTTTGATGGAAGTTTTCTCTACGAACATGAAGACCCAAGAAAAGGATTTCACCCCGATTGGAAATCCCACATTTTCAACTACGGAAGAAACGAAGTAAAATCTTTCCTAATTTCCAATGCTTGTTTTTGGCTCGATAGATATCATGCAGATGGTTTACGTGTAGATGCAGTTCGTTCTATGCTTGAGTTAGATTATTCTAGAGCAGAAGGAGAATGGGAACCAAATAAATATGGAGACAATAGAAATCTAGAAGCGATAGATTTCATCAAAGAAATGAATACAATTGTTTATAGAGAATATCCAGATATACAAACTATTGCAGAAGACAGCAGTGATTTTCCTAAGGTTACCAAACCTATTTATGATGACGGATTAGGTTTCGGAATGAAATGGATGATGGGTTGGATGCATGATACTTTAGATTATTTCGAAGAAGATCCTATTGCTAGAAAATATCATCATCATAAACTCACTTTCAGTACCATGTACATGAATAATGAAAACTATATGTTGCCATTATCTCATGACGAAGTAGTACACGGAAAAAGCAGTTTGATTTTTAAAATGCAGGGTGATGAATGGCAAAAACATGCCAATTTAAGAGCATTGTATACCTATATGTACACGCATCCAGGTAATAAATTGCTTTTCATGGGTGGTGAATTCGGGCAAACTCACGAATGGGATTTTAGCCAAAGTTTAGATTGGCATCTTCTACAATATCCTATACATCAAGGATTGCAGAATTTTGTGAAAAATTTGAATACGGTTTTCAAATCAGAAAAAGCACTTTACGAGAATAATTTTAATCCATACGGTTTTGAATGGATTGAAGCAGATGATGCAGATAATTCTATCTATGTTTTTCTAAGAAAAGGAAAATCTGAAAATGAAGTGCTCATGTCTGTATTGAATCTTACTCCTAGAACTTTCGATTATAAAATTGGGATAGAAGAAGGAACAAAATGGGAAGTGATTCTTAATTCAGATGATAAAGAATTTGGAGGAAGTGGAGTAGTTCCAGAAATCAAATGGTACGAAGAAACTCCATGGAATAATAAACCCAATTCTATGATTGTTACTTTGCCTCCGCTTTCAGGAATTATTTTAAAACAAACGGAGAAAACTAAAAAGAACCAAGCAAAAAGCAAATAA
- a CDS encoding leucyl aminopeptidase family protein, whose protein sequence is MIEKINIQSKTDKNYSQIFEFFSEETWETKKDIFDKNTSLFFSGKKNETFVIIKDETIHFLIGIGKSTAENHEIKSVAQKFAYDFRNKISATPTLLLSENLEKESIVKGLFLGTYEYPFSQNHIFFNDDFSLEFDNFTENISKNTLSLCNGQFAAMDWLNKPANYKKVPLISEFLKNISEKYGLKYSCFDRKKCEELGLGAFLSVNQGSSQEAAFTILEYNCGNENAKTIGLVGKCVLFDTGGISIKPSANLHYMKSDMGGATAVIGALITAAERKTQVNIIAILPITDNAIANNAYLPSDVIKAYNGKTIEVLDTDAEGRMTLADGLSYLSKNYKTDILLDLATLTGSSVRMFGYTCGALFSNDKNLKNALENAGDKTNQRLWNLPLWDIWKDEISSDVADYKNISMKPFGDCIVAAKFLEQFIENHSSWAHLDIAGVAFGNVSYTKEKAATGYGVELLTEFLETLEV, encoded by the coding sequence ATGATAGAAAAAATCAACATACAATCAAAAACCGATAAAAATTATTCTCAGATTTTCGAGTTTTTTTCTGAAGAAACTTGGGAAACTAAAAAAGATATTTTTGATAAAAACACTTCTCTTTTCTTCAGCGGAAAAAAGAATGAAACCTTTGTTATAATTAAAGACGAAACCATCCATTTTCTCATCGGCATAGGAAAATCAACCGCCGAAAACCACGAAATTAAATCTGTTGCACAAAAATTTGCTTATGATTTTCGAAATAAAATTTCTGCAACTCCTACCTTGCTTTTATCAGAAAATCTAGAAAAAGAAAGCATTGTAAAAGGTTTATTTTTAGGAACGTACGAATATCCTTTTTCTCAAAATCACATCTTTTTTAATGATGATTTTTCATTAGAATTTGATAATTTTACAGAAAATATCTCTAAAAACACATTATCGCTTTGCAACGGACAATTCGCAGCGATGGATTGGCTTAATAAGCCTGCCAATTACAAAAAAGTTCCTCTGATTTCAGAGTTTTTAAAAAATATTTCAGAAAAATATGGCTTAAAATATTCTTGCTTTGATAGAAAAAAATGTGAAGAACTGGGTTTAGGCGCGTTTCTATCTGTAAATCAAGGAAGTAGCCAAGAAGCAGCTTTTACCATTTTAGAATACAACTGCGGAAATGAAAATGCTAAAACCATAGGTTTAGTAGGAAAATGTGTACTTTTCGACACGGGCGGAATTTCCATAAAACCTTCTGCCAATCTGCATTATATGAAATCTGATATGGGTGGTGCAACTGCCGTAATCGGAGCATTAATTACCGCTGCGGAAAGAAAAACGCAAGTAAATATTATCGCTATTTTACCAATAACTGACAATGCAATTGCCAACAATGCGTATTTACCAAGCGATGTAATTAAGGCTTATAACGGAAAAACCATAGAAGTTCTAGACACCGATGCAGAAGGTAGAATGACACTTGCAGACGGACTTTCGTACTTGTCTAAAAATTATAAAACAGATATTTTACTAGATTTAGCAACACTTACAGGAAGTTCGGTGAGAATGTTCGGTTATACTTGTGGAGCGCTTTTTAGCAATGATAAAAATTTAAAAAATGCTCTAGAAAATGCGGGTGACAAAACCAATCAAAGGCTTTGGAATCTACCACTTTGGGACATTTGGAAAGACGAAATCTCTTCTGATGTGGCAGATTATAAAAATATTTCGATGAAACCTTTCGGAGATTGTATTGTAGCGGCTAAATTTTTAGAACAATTTATAGAAAATCACTCAAGTTGGGCACATCTAGACATTGCTGGAGTAGCTTTCGGGAATGTTTCTTATACCAAAGAAAAAGCCGCAACTGGTTACGGAGTAGAATTATTAACAGAATTTTTGGAAACATTAGAAGTTTGA